Proteins co-encoded in one Kribbella solani genomic window:
- the pstA gene encoding phosphate ABC transporter permease PstA, translating to MTAIAENKPAYDGKVLDLSGKSGARAFRNTLATVLIVLAFVLAMIPLVWILFTVVSKGYHLLLTADWWSQSQRGITVRRAGGGAYHAIMGTLIMSLITAVIAVPIAILGAVFLVEYGKGTRIAKVVSFMIDILTGVPSIVAALFIYAVWITIFGFNRVGFAVSLALVLLMLPVVLRSTEEMLKLVPDELREASYALGVPKWKTILKVVVPTAFGGIVTGVMLGLARVMGETAPLLILVGYSKNINLNPFNGFMGALPTMINQDRTELALPNAADRVWAAALTLILLVLALNLLARLIARYSAIKSK from the coding sequence ATGACCGCGATCGCCGAAAACAAACCCGCGTACGACGGCAAGGTGCTGGATCTGAGCGGTAAGTCCGGGGCGCGGGCGTTCCGGAACACGCTGGCCACCGTACTGATCGTGCTCGCCTTCGTGCTGGCGATGATCCCGCTGGTCTGGATTCTGTTCACGGTGGTCAGCAAGGGGTACCACCTGCTGCTGACCGCCGACTGGTGGAGCCAGTCGCAGCGCGGCATCACCGTCCGCCGGGCCGGCGGCGGCGCGTACCACGCGATCATGGGCACGCTGATCATGTCCCTGATCACCGCGGTGATCGCGGTACCGATCGCGATCCTCGGCGCGGTCTTCCTGGTCGAGTACGGCAAGGGCACCCGGATCGCGAAGGTCGTCAGCTTCATGATCGACATCCTCACCGGGGTCCCGTCGATCGTCGCCGCGCTGTTCATCTACGCGGTCTGGATCACCATCTTCGGCTTCAACCGGGTCGGCTTCGCGGTCTCGCTCGCGCTGGTACTGCTGATGCTCCCGGTGGTACTGCGCTCCACCGAGGAGATGCTCAAGCTGGTACCGGACGAGTTGCGGGAGGCGTCGTACGCGCTCGGGGTACCGAAGTGGAAGACGATCCTGAAGGTGGTCGTGCCGACCGCGTTCGGTGGCATCGTCACCGGCGTGATGCTCGGTCTGGCCCGGGTGATGGGCGAGACCGCGCCACTGCTGATCCTGGTCGGCTACTCGAAGAACATCAACCTGAACCCGTTCAACGGCTTCATGGGCGCACTGCCGACGATGATCAACCAGGACCGGACCGAGCTGGCGCTGCCGAACGCGGCCGACCGGGTCTGGGCCGCGGCGCTGACGCTGATCCTGCTGGTCCTTGCCCTCAACCTGCTGGCCCGGCTGATCGCCCGGTACAGCGCCATCAAGTCGAAATAG
- the pstC gene encoding phosphate ABC transporter permease subunit PstC, translating to MSSPDGTAPPDRPDGTAADQVAAADAVEAKIEDLVHEDAGPAPRFGGLAEEHAEQEQAEQADKTAGVPAADGTEPPATGGKLELGAVGHLGDRLFGGLARGSGGLVVLIVAFVGIFLLALAIPALADDKSSFLFSRIWEPGGDNPRFGIAALFYTTVVSSIIAMIIAVPIAIGVALFITYYAPKKLAAPVAHAVDLLAAVPSIVYGLWGALFFAPILLPVINGLSDALGWIPVFAKPVGDNVGVVFTASVVLAIMILPVVTAISREIFAQTPIAHREGALALGATKWEMVRMAVLPYGRSGVVSASMLGLGRALGETVAVLIILSVPNGNDPWNSSIFAGGETFASKIANNAAEFDSPEKTGAYIAAGLVLFVVTFLVNSAARIIVDRSAPGKKRPRRNRRAGSTAAEGAES from the coding sequence ATGAGTAGTCCAGACGGCACGGCACCGCCCGACCGGCCGGACGGCACGGCCGCGGACCAGGTGGCCGCGGCGGATGCCGTTGAAGCAAAGATCGAGGATCTGGTCCACGAGGACGCCGGTCCGGCCCCGAGGTTCGGCGGCCTGGCCGAAGAGCACGCCGAGCAGGAGCAAGCCGAGCAGGCGGACAAGACCGCCGGGGTGCCGGCCGCGGACGGCACCGAGCCGCCGGCGACCGGTGGCAAGCTCGAGCTCGGCGCGGTCGGTCACCTCGGTGACCGGCTGTTCGGCGGGCTGGCCCGCGGCTCCGGCGGCCTGGTGGTCCTGATCGTCGCGTTCGTCGGCATCTTCCTGCTGGCGCTGGCGATTCCGGCGCTGGCCGACGACAAGAGCAGCTTCCTGTTCTCCCGGATCTGGGAGCCGGGCGGCGACAACCCGCGGTTCGGTATCGCCGCGCTCTTCTACACCACCGTGGTCAGCTCGATCATCGCGATGATCATCGCGGTGCCGATCGCGATCGGGGTGGCCCTGTTCATCACGTACTACGCCCCGAAGAAGCTGGCCGCGCCGGTCGCGCACGCGGTGGACCTGCTGGCCGCGGTCCCGTCGATCGTGTACGGCCTGTGGGGCGCGCTGTTCTTCGCCCCGATCCTGCTCCCGGTGATCAACGGGCTGTCCGACGCGCTCGGCTGGATTCCGGTGTTCGCGAAGCCGGTCGGCGACAACGTCGGCGTGGTCTTCACCGCCTCGGTGGTGCTGGCGATCATGATCCTGCCGGTGGTCACCGCGATCAGCCGGGAGATCTTCGCCCAGACGCCGATCGCGCACCGCGAAGGCGCGCTGGCCCTCGGCGCCACCAAATGGGAGATGGTCCGGATGGCGGTCCTGCCGTACGGCCGCTCCGGCGTGGTCAGCGCGTCGATGCTCGGCCTCGGCCGGGCGCTCGGTGAGACCGTCGCGGTGCTGATCATCCTGTCGGTGCCGAACGGCAACGACCCGTGGAACTCGTCGATCTTCGCCGGTGGCGAGACGTTCGCGTCGAAGATCGCCAACAACGCCGCCGAGTTCGACTCGCCGGAGAAGACCGGCGCGTACATCGCGGCCGGCCTGGTGCTGTTCGTGGTCACGTTCCTGGTCAACTCCGCGGCCCGGATCATCGTCGACCGCAGCGCCCCCGGCAAGAAGCGGCCACGCCGGAACCGCCGCGCCGGCTCGACCGCAGCCGAAGGAGCTGAGTCATGA
- the pstS gene encoding phosphate ABC transporter substrate-binding protein PstS, translating to MSVNRLFRVGSVAVASLGVLALSACGSDPQPSGSSSPDSSTSSAGGECPKGTLNAEGSSAQKNAIEEVISKYNEKCADVTVNYNPTGSGAGIKQFNANQVDFAGSDSALKPDEMTAATKRCANNPAVDLPMVIGPIAIAYNVDGVSKLTLDGPTAAKIFQGSIKTWNDPAIAKLNAGVTLPSAPISVFFRSDESGTTENFTKYLKASGGGAWTGEPAKKWTGTGSGKEKSAGVAEGVKSTKNSITYVEWSYAVDNKLGVALIDNGSGTPVELSTDSAGKALVAAKPAGTGSDLALKLDYATKAPGAYPIILVTYEIACTKGLPAEKTALVKSFLNYFVSKDGQAALTDLNYAPLPAEIQTKVEAAIQAIS from the coding sequence GTGTCCGTCAATCGCCTGTTCCGCGTCGGCTCCGTCGCCGTGGCATCCCTTGGCGTCCTCGCGCTCAGCGCGTGTGGCAGCGACCCGCAGCCGTCCGGCTCGTCGAGCCCCGACTCCTCGACGTCGTCCGCCGGGGGCGAGTGCCCGAAGGGCACCCTGAACGCCGAAGGCTCGTCGGCGCAGAAGAACGCCATCGAAGAGGTCATCAGCAAGTACAACGAGAAGTGCGCCGACGTCACGGTGAACTACAACCCGACCGGTTCCGGCGCGGGTATCAAGCAGTTCAACGCGAACCAGGTGGACTTCGCCGGCTCCGACTCGGCCCTGAAGCCGGACGAGATGACCGCGGCGACCAAGCGCTGCGCGAACAACCCGGCCGTCGACCTGCCGATGGTGATCGGCCCGATCGCGATCGCCTACAACGTCGACGGAGTCAGCAAGCTGACCCTGGACGGCCCGACCGCCGCGAAGATCTTCCAGGGCTCGATCAAGACCTGGAACGACCCGGCGATCGCCAAGCTGAACGCCGGTGTCACCCTCCCGTCGGCGCCGATCTCGGTGTTCTTCCGCTCCGACGAGTCCGGTACCACCGAGAACTTCACCAAGTACCTGAAGGCCTCCGGTGGCGGCGCCTGGACCGGTGAGCCGGCCAAGAAGTGGACCGGTACCGGCTCCGGCAAGGAGAAGTCGGCCGGTGTCGCCGAGGGTGTGAAGAGCACCAAGAACTCGATCACCTACGTCGAGTGGTCGTACGCGGTGGACAACAAGCTCGGCGTCGCGCTGATCGACAACGGCTCCGGCACCCCGGTGGAGCTGTCCACCGACTCCGCCGGCAAGGCACTGGTCGCCGCGAAGCCGGCCGGTACCGGTTCGGACCTGGCGCTGAAGCTCGACTACGCGACCAAGGCCCCGGGTGCGTACCCGATCATCCTGGTCACCTACGAGATCGCCTGCACCAAGGGTCTCCCGGCCGAGAAGACCGCGCTGGTGAAGAGCTTCCTGAACTACTTCGTCAGCAAGGACGGCCAGGCAGCCCTGACCGACCTGAACTACGCGCCGCTCCCGGCCGAGATCCAGACCAAGGTCGAGGCCGCGATCCAGGCGATCAGCTGA
- the pstB gene encoding phosphate ABC transporter ATP-binding protein PstB has product MAKRIEVSGLNVYYGDFKAVEDVSMTVEPRSVTAFIGPSGCGKSTFLRTLNRMHEVIPGARVEGKVMLDQQDLYGSGVDPVAVRRVVGMVFQRPNPFPTMSIFDNVASGLKLNGVKDKKKLTEVVESSLKGANLWNEVKDRLDKPGAGLSGGQQQRLCIARAIAVEPEVILMDEPCSALDPISTLAIEDLIEKLKDKFTVVIVTHNMQQAARVSDQTAFFNLAATGKPGRLIEMAPTKQIFSNPAEKATEDYITGRFG; this is encoded by the coding sequence ATGGCGAAGCGCATCGAGGTCAGCGGCCTCAACGTCTACTACGGCGATTTCAAGGCCGTCGAGGACGTGTCGATGACGGTCGAGCCCCGCTCGGTCACCGCGTTCATCGGTCCGTCCGGCTGCGGCAAGTCCACCTTCCTGCGCACCCTGAACCGGATGCACGAGGTGATCCCCGGCGCCCGGGTCGAGGGCAAGGTGATGCTGGACCAGCAGGACCTGTACGGCTCCGGCGTGGACCCGGTCGCGGTCCGGCGGGTCGTCGGCATGGTCTTCCAGCGGCCGAACCCGTTCCCGACGATGTCGATCTTCGACAACGTCGCGTCCGGCCTGAAGCTGAACGGCGTCAAGGACAAGAAGAAGCTCACCGAGGTGGTCGAGTCCTCCCTGAAGGGCGCGAACCTCTGGAACGAGGTCAAGGACCGCCTCGACAAGCCCGGCGCGGGCCTGTCCGGTGGTCAGCAGCAGCGGCTCTGCATCGCCCGGGCGATCGCGGTCGAGCCCGAGGTGATCCTGATGGACGAGCCCTGCTCGGCACTGGACCCGATCTCCACGCTGGCGATCGAGGACCTGATCGAGAAGCTGAAGGACAAGTTCACCGTGGTCATCGTCACCCACAACATGCAGCAGGCGGCCCGGGTCTCGGACCAGACCGCGTTCTTCAACTTGGCCGCGACCGGCAAGCCCGGCCGGCTGATCGAGATGGCACCGACCAAGCAGATCTTCTCCAACCCGGCGGAAAAGGCCACCGAGGACTACATCACCGGCCGCTTCGGCTGA